In the Salvia miltiorrhiza cultivar Shanhuang (shh) chromosome 8, IMPLAD_Smil_shh, whole genome shotgun sequence genome, CTATGCCCGACCCCGATTACATTACTGTACAAAGAACCAACGAACAAAGATATCGAAGAAAAACTGCTAAAGAGTAGCATCGAATTGATGAAATGAAATACGAGCTATGAGACATACAGCACGCCACGGATACCTGTTCTTGCTACGGATTTGGGGCGTGCTCGGGCTCTGAGGTTGTGGGAGTAGTCATTGTTGCTCCGCCACCAAACTTGGTTCTCATCTCAACAACCTTCTTGTGCGAGTTCGAGTGCAGGGACGGGACGAAGGTAGGGCTAGCCGCTGGCCGGTACTCAGGGAACAACCGGCCGGACTTGTAGCGCACCCCACAAGCGTTGCATAGGGATTTCGGTCCCATTGGACCGGCCCTCCATTGAGGAGTCTTTGTTATCTCACAATGCATGCATTTTCGGACTGCTTGCTGCATTTGCGGGATCTCGTGAGTCTCTTCTTGATTCGCCGTCAGAGTTATCTtgatcttctttttcttcttgtgTTCGGCTCCGGCTGGTTTAGGGACCTTCGTGGGAGGCGACTCCGCGAAATTCTCGGACTTGGATGAAAATCCGGTCGGGACGAACTTGGGAGGCGCCTCTACAGAGGAGGGCGATGGGGAGAGGAGCTGAATGGCAGCTCTAGGGTTGAATGTTGCCGGGCGAGGGCGTTTGCTCCGAGCACGTTGCGGTCCACGGTGAGTCGGGCTGAGCGGCATAGTCTTTCCCCCCGAGCAggaactgctgctgctgctgctgctctccaAAACTGAAACTGGACTCGAGGTATGGAATTGGTTGTGCGACGGCTCCTTCTTGATGCTCGAGCTCTCCTTTGCGATGGTCATCCCCCCACCGGAGAACGAATCCTCCACGAAAGTCGAGAGCCATTCCAGTTGCACGATATCCTCGTACTGATTGGAAACATAGCAAAACAGAATCAGCCATTTCATGCTAATGCTCTACTATAAACTCGAACGTCCAAAAACGAGACAGCTTCACGATGCATAATCAACAGAGCTACCAAATCTTATATCAACAAAACAATTAGCATATCATGAAACTACACTTATAGATTGCACGGACACGTGATCGTTCACTACGACTGAGAAATGATAGAAGACGACAACCATTCCTTCGTCCCTAACCTAACATCTCAAAATTCAACTATAAATGTGTGCACCAAATGAGACAAACTTTCACTAAATTCCCAAGCCATTTCTTGGATTGCTTGGACCACCTAACCAACAATTCATACTCAACAAAGGTCCATCGGTCCCCCACTGCACACGAACTTATCAAAACACACATACATCTCGACAGCCACACAATACAACCAATGCCATTAAACACCATAACAAAACACAACACTCACGCTAACCCTAATACACCATTACTACACAAAACTAATATAACAATCGAATAAACAATTGTTTAGGTGCTACCACGACCACCACTAAAGTCTGCATTCTCCTTATCAAATTAGATCCAACTTTGAGCTTGATGTCACACCTAACAACTCTTAACTAACTTACCAAAGACCTCAACAATCTACCAAAGAATAGACTTTTTTGTATGTTCattcaaaatttattatgatcGAGCAAACTCCACAACTAACCAACACAAGCATGAACGATAAACATAGCGAAGGCATTATGCTCTCACCGGAACAGAGAGCTCAGCAGAGAGGTCGGAGGCGCTGCCTCCGCTGGCGAATAAGAGGTCAGTTTCCGGCAATGTGTCACTCCACATGCTCGGAAAATCCTTGGAATCACCGGAACTAACGAAATCTCCTGCTCCAACGCCACCGGCGCCTCCACCACATTCATTGTCAGGGGGGAACTCAATCAAGTCATCAATTTGGTCAAAGAAGTTTGCGCAATCAATCTCATCCACCAAATTTGgtcccattttttcttttttggcctgaaagaaaaacaaataagAGAAGTAATTTAGATACTTGAAAAAGGTAAAAAACACTTATTCACAACCTACAAATAGAAAACAAGAAAGAATGtggaaaattttgaagtagAATTGATGCTAACATGCACATGAGGTGGAAGAAAAGGGACATTGCTTTGCTAAACGATTCTTGCCAGCTCAAGCGCATTTTAGCAGAAAattctttattcttttattttccaATAACATCATGATATAAATAGTTTCACTCAGATTCTGAAGATTTTGTGAAAAATCTCAAATATCTAAAAGAAAGGTAAAAGGACTTTTAAAAAAGCAgagattttgaaaaaaaatgtgaaCAGAGACTGCACCGACACTGAAAATCACTGTTTTTTAAGATTAAAGAAGCTCACAATGCAACAATCCTTGATTTTTTGAATGTTTCTTGGGAAATTCAATCTCCTCTGCTAAAGAATCCTGCAGAAAAAGAAACGGAAATTGTGAGTTTAACTgtaatttttttcttacacCAAATGTGCTGAAATTGGCAAGAAAATCAAGAATTTACA is a window encoding:
- the LOC131001982 gene encoding GATA transcription factor 8-like, yielding MGPNLVDEIDCANFFDQIDDLIEFPPDNECGGGAGGVGAGDFVSSGDSKDFPSMWSDTLPETDLLFASGGSASDLSAELSVPYEDIVQLEWLSTFVEDSFSGGGMTIAKESSSIKKEPSHNQFHTSSPVSVLESSSSSSSSCSGGKTMPLSPTHRGPQRARSKRPRPATFNPRAAIQLLSPSPSSVEAPPKFVPTGFSSKSENFAESPPTKVPKPAGAEHKKKKKIKITLTANQEETHEIPQMQQAVRKCMHCEITKTPQWRAGPMGPKSLCNACGVRYKSGRLFPEYRPAASPTFVPSLHSNSHKKVVEMRTKFGGGATMTTPTTSEPEHAPNP